From Longimicrobium sp., one genomic window encodes:
- a CDS encoding M28 family metallopeptidase, with protein MSRSLPRIAAPALAAALSACAAPAAGPAPVPGPVSPTGTAITAADLRHRMEIVAHDSMQGRDVGTPGIRKAADYLVAEMTRLGLRPAGDGGSWFNAVPLVRMRAEAEVSLGGRTLGADVIVPVSGTGGLPANTRQQAAGRLLYGGWIVDPSVSQAEELTAEQMRGGVLILRMGVAPGAQPGQPRYNVGALLGPGSPLAGVIMIAEGDLEQFWAYAQGIARNGSVAPADSAAPAAGELPTVFLTDPAGAERMIGRPLAQATRPLPDLGAFRYAIRRTSSPIEAFNVVGVLPGADAARRGEYVAIGSHYDHDGIGQPVGGDSIYNGADDDGSGTVAMLEIAERLVRQPPARSVLFVWHTAEEKGLLGSEAFTRTPTVPRESIVAQLNIDMIGRNAPDSLYLVGSRRLSTELGEVVEAVNRTRPRPFAFDYSFDAPNHPERIYCRSDHYNYARYGIPVTFFTTGLHDQYHKPQDEAHLIDYDKLARVTQLIADIGVEVANHPARPRVDKPVPPLGTPCT; from the coding sequence GTGAGCAGATCCCTTCCCCGTATCGCCGCCCCGGCCCTCGCCGCCGCGCTCTCCGCCTGCGCGGCGCCGGCGGCGGGCCCGGCGCCCGTGCCCGGCCCGGTGTCCCCGACCGGAACCGCCATCACCGCGGCCGACCTGCGCCACCGGATGGAGATCGTGGCGCACGACAGCATGCAGGGGCGGGACGTGGGCACCCCCGGCATCCGCAAGGCGGCCGACTACCTGGTGGCGGAGATGACGCGGCTGGGGCTGCGCCCCGCGGGCGATGGCGGCTCGTGGTTCAACGCGGTGCCGCTGGTCCGCATGCGCGCGGAGGCGGAGGTGAGCCTCGGCGGACGCACGCTAGGCGCGGACGTGATCGTCCCGGTCAGCGGCACGGGAGGGCTCCCCGCCAACACGCGCCAGCAGGCGGCGGGGCGGCTGCTGTACGGCGGGTGGATCGTGGATCCCTCCGTTTCCCAGGCGGAGGAACTGACGGCGGAGCAGATGCGGGGCGGCGTGCTGATCCTGCGGATGGGCGTGGCGCCCGGCGCGCAGCCGGGGCAGCCGCGCTACAACGTGGGCGCGCTGCTGGGCCCCGGGTCGCCGCTCGCCGGCGTGATCATGATCGCCGAGGGAGACCTGGAGCAGTTCTGGGCCTACGCGCAGGGGATCGCCCGCAACGGCAGCGTGGCTCCCGCGGACAGCGCCGCGCCCGCCGCGGGCGAACTGCCCACCGTGTTCCTGACGGACCCGGCGGGCGCGGAGCGGATGATCGGCCGGCCGCTCGCGCAGGCAACCCGCCCCCTGCCCGACCTGGGCGCGTTCCGCTACGCCATCCGCCGCACCAGCTCCCCCATCGAGGCGTTCAACGTGGTCGGCGTGCTCCCCGGCGCGGACGCGGCGCGCCGGGGCGAGTACGTGGCCATCGGCTCGCACTACGACCACGACGGGATCGGGCAGCCGGTGGGTGGCGACTCCATCTACAACGGCGCCGACGACGACGGCAGCGGCACGGTGGCCATGCTGGAGATCGCCGAGCGCCTGGTGCGGCAGCCGCCCGCGCGGTCCGTCCTTTTCGTCTGGCACACGGCCGAGGAGAAGGGACTGCTGGGCTCGGAAGCGTTCACGCGCACGCCCACGGTGCCGCGCGAGTCAATCGTCGCGCAGCTGAACATCGACATGATCGGCCGCAACGCGCCCGACTCGCTGTACCTGGTGGGCTCGCGGCGGCTATCGACCGAGTTGGGCGAAGTGGTGGAGGCGGTCAACCGCACGCGGCCACGGCCCTTCGCCTTCGACTACTCGTTCGATGCGCCCAACCACCCGGAGCGCATCTACTGCCGGTCTGACCACTACAATTACGCGCGCTACGGCATCCCGGTGACGTTCTTCACCACCGGGCTTCACGACCAGTATCACAAGCCGCAGGACGAGGCCCACCTGATCGACTACGACAAACTGGCGCGCGTCACGCAGCTGATCGCCGACATCGGCGTGGAGGTGGCCAACCACCCGGCGCGGCCGCGGGTGGATAAGCCCGTTCCGCCCCTCGGAACGCCCTGCACCTGA